In Taeniopygia guttata chromosome 2, bTaeGut7.mat, whole genome shotgun sequence, one genomic interval encodes:
- the SLC30A8 gene encoding proton-coupled zinc antiporter SLC30A8 encodes MATEKGLERTCLVSERDIKKYSLALDRMSCLQKNPNEERQQQEAEVTGANPAYHCHSYSQAYENRKREQHQARRKLCVASVICTFFMIAEITGKYCGQIAGSLAVVSDAAHILVDLASFLISLFSLWLSSKPPTKHFTFGWHRAEILGALMSMIIVWMVTGVLTYLACMRLLHPDYDIDATVMLITSACAVISNILLSLILHQTGHGHSHGAQAMSAPLEKPALSNASLQAAFVHTIGDLFQSISVLISALIIFFKPQYKIADPICTFVFSIFVLATTITILRDILTMLMEGTSKGFAYDAVKARILTVEKVESVHDLHLWSLTMNQTALSAHIATADSTDSQKILRDVTQALFEHYSFHSITIQIESGEDQKPDCVFCQEPRD; translated from the exons ATGGCTACTGAAAAGGGTCTTGAAAGAACTTGTCTTGTGAGCGAGAGGGACATCAAGAAGTACTCATTGGCCCTAGACAG GATGAGCTGCCTTCAGAAGAATCCAAATgaagagaggcagcagcaggaagcagaAGTTACAGGAGCTAATCCAGCATATCACTGTCACAGCTACTCACAGGCCTATGAGAACAGAAAGAGGGAGCAGCATCAAGCCAGGAGGAAGCTCTGTGTAGCATCAGTAATTTGCACCTTCTTCATGATTGCTGAGATAACAGGGAAGTATT GTGGGCAGATCGCCGGGAGCCTGGCGGTGGTCAGCGACGCGGCACACATCCTGGTGGACCTGGCAAGCTTCCTGATCAGCCTCTTCTCACTGTGGCTCTCCTCCAAACCTCCCACCAAACACTTCACTTTTGGGTGGCACCGAGCAG AAATTCTGGGAGCTTTGATGTCTATGATAATAGTTTGGATGGTGACTGGTGTGTTGACATATTTGGCTTGCATGAGGCTGCTGCACCCAGATTACGACATTGATGCTACAGTGATGCTCATTACCTCTGCTTGTGCTGTGATCAGCAACATCCT ACTAAGCCTGATTCTGCACCAGACTGGCCATGGGCACAGCCATGGGGCACAAGCCATGTCAGCCCCCCTGGAAAAGCCAGCTCTGAGCAATGCCAGCCTGCAGGCAGCCTTTGTGCATACCATTGGAGATCTATTCCAGAGTATTAGTGTGCTAATTAGTGCACTTATCATCTTCTTTAAG CCACAGTACAAAATAGCTGACCCAATCTGCACATTTGTGTTTTCCATCTTTGTTTTGGCAACTACCATCACGATTTTAAGGGATATTTTAACTATGCTAATGGAAG gaaCATCAAAAGGATTTGCTTATGATGCTGTAAAAGCAAGAATTTTAACAGTTGAAAAAGTGGAGTCTGTTCACGACCTTCATCTTTGGTCTCTGACAATGAATCAAACTGCTCTCTCTGCTCACATTGCCACAG CAGACTCAACAGACAGCCAGAAGATTTTGAGAGATGTCACCCAAGCCCTCTTTGAGCACTACAGCTTCCACTCCATCACCATTCAGATTGAATCAGGAGAGGATCAGAAACCAGACTGTGTCTTCTGCCAAGAGCCCAGGGATTAA